One Nostoc sp. UHCC 0302 DNA window includes the following coding sequences:
- a CDS encoding aldo/keto reductase gives MNLPASSRLQFTHDLNICRILNGMWQVSGAHGRINPQSAIQDMFKYLDAGFTTWDLADHYGPAEDLIGEFRRQLIATRGQEALTNVQAFTKWVPRPGKMTKKLVEENINISLRRMDVESLDLMQFHWWEYQDKNYLDALKYMAELQTEGKIKYLALTNFDTEHLKIITEAGIKIVSNQVQFSLVDRRPEVNMVQFCQQHDIKLFTYGTVCGGLLSEKYLGKPEPRSFDLTTASLRKYKNIVDGWGGWRLFQELLATLKEIADKHKVTISNVAVRYILDKPTVGGVIVGARLGVSEHIEDNAKVFNLSLDVEDLNLIDTISDNSRDLYQLIGDCGDEYRR, from the coding sequence ATGAACTTACCTGCATCTAGCCGTCTCCAATTTACCCACGATTTAAACATTTGCCGAATCTTAAATGGGATGTGGCAAGTCTCTGGCGCACATGGACGCATTAATCCCCAATCTGCCATTCAAGATATGTTTAAATATCTAGATGCAGGCTTCACTACTTGGGATTTAGCAGACCATTATGGCCCCGCTGAAGACTTGATTGGTGAATTTCGCCGTCAACTGATTGCAACTCGTGGACAAGAGGCTTTAACTAACGTACAAGCCTTCACAAAATGGGTTCCTCGTCCAGGTAAAATGACAAAAAAACTGGTAGAGGAAAACATTAATATTTCCTTGAGAAGAATGGATGTCGAGTCTTTAGACTTGATGCAATTCCATTGGTGGGAATACCAAGATAAAAACTATCTTGATGCACTCAAGTATATGGCGGAACTTCAGACTGAAGGAAAAATTAAGTATTTAGCTTTAACTAACTTTGATACTGAACACCTGAAAATAATTACAGAAGCAGGAATTAAAATCGTTTCCAACCAAGTACAGTTTTCGCTCGTTGACCGCCGTCCTGAAGTTAATATGGTGCAATTTTGTCAACAGCACGACATCAAACTTTTTACTTATGGAACAGTTTGTGGTGGGTTGTTATCAGAAAAGTATTTGGGAAAACCAGAACCGCGAAGTTTTGATTTGACTACTGCTAGCTTGAGAAAATATAAAAATATAGTTGATGGTTGGGGTGGTTGGCGATTATTTCAAGAGTTGCTTGCTACCCTCAAGGAAATTGCTGATAAACATAAAGTGACTATCTCTAACGTGGCAGTACGTTACATTTTAGATAAACCAACCGTTGGAGGTGTGATAGTTGGTGCAAGGCTTGGTGTATCTGAACATATTGAAGATAATGCTAAAGTCTTTAATTTAAGTTTAGATGTTGAAGATTTGAATTTAATAGATACTATATCTGACAATTCACGAGATTTGTATCAACTAATCGGCGATTGTGGCGATGAATATCGACGATGA
- a CDS encoding DUF5615 family PIN-like protein has product MKVLFDECLPKKLKREITGHEVVTVPEQGWASKKNGELLGLAKTEFDVFITIDQNLTAQQNLNNINLAIIVLASPSNRLEVLKPLMPEVQEALATIQAGDVVTIRLPDAIAQATMIIIGLLSGEMRSH; this is encoded by the coding sequence ATGAAAGTGCTGTTTGATGAATGCCTGCCTAAGAAATTAAAGCGAGAAATCACAGGTCATGAGGTTGTGACTGTACCAGAGCAAGGATGGGCAAGTAAAAAGAATGGTGAGTTACTGGGACTAGCGAAGACAGAGTTTGATGTATTCATCACCATTGATCAAAACTTAACAGCTCAACAAAATTTGAATAATATCAACTTAGCTATAATCGTTCTCGCATCTCCCAGCAATCGTTTAGAAGTTCTGAAACCTCTGATGCCTGAAGTTCAAGAAGCTTTAGCAACGATTCAAGCAGGTGATGTGGTTACTATCAGACTGCCAGATGCGATCGCTCAGGCAACTATGATTATTATTGGATTGCTAAGTGGGGAAATGCGATCGCATTAA
- a CDS encoding DUF433 domain-containing protein has translation MEPQLIQSSPDILSGTPVFYGTRVPVQTLVDYLEAGDRLDDFLEDFPTVSRAQATAFLKLALKKVLSSYESAV, from the coding sequence ATGGAACCTCAACTAATACAGAGTTCTCCCGACATCCTTTCTGGTACACCAGTTTTCTATGGAACTCGCGTACCAGTACAAACATTGGTTGATTATCTTGAAGCAGGCGACCGCCTTGATGACTTTCTAGAAGATTTTCCCACTGTGAGCCGCGCACAGGCAACAGCGTTTCTCAAGCTAGCCCTGAAAAAGGTATTATCTTCTTATGAAAGTGCTGTTTGA
- a CDS encoding histidine kinase: MANNIKEQIQADLQQAKETGQLRTDRIREIVKAAVSQVASEFKEGSTEIRTLVKDAVSAVVENFQEKGSELKEEVTASIEGALEGINSKRHENIVKTQSELTRLQAQLDNEEEQLQQDVDVILAEIEETGKEKPASTKTAIDSAVSGIKNSEEVSLLKKRYAQLQAQLAIVRANLAARYGGRSGEVKEYLDEAKKWYDQARPQAETLAVQVEQKRSQVERQLGEAGTAIARKERQIKQTLRELLLATADLFKDKEHANKEKEQDIIRK; the protein is encoded by the coding sequence ATGGCTAACAACATCAAAGAACAAATTCAAGCAGATTTGCAACAAGCTAAAGAAACCGGACAGTTAAGAACTGACCGGATTCGAGAAATTGTGAAAGCCGCAGTTTCTCAGGTTGCTTCTGAATTTAAGGAAGGTTCCACTGAAATTCGTACCCTTGTTAAAGATGCTGTCTCGGCGGTAGTTGAAAACTTTCAAGAAAAAGGTAGCGAACTCAAAGAAGAAGTGACAGCTTCAATTGAAGGTGCGCTGGAAGGGATTAATAGTAAAAGACACGAAAATATTGTGAAAACTCAGTCAGAACTGACGCGGCTACAAGCTCAACTGGATAATGAAGAAGAACAACTCCAGCAAGACGTTGATGTAATTTTGGCAGAAATTGAAGAGACAGGGAAAGAAAAACCTGCTAGTACAAAAACTGCAATTGATTCTGCTGTAAGTGGCATTAAAAACAGTGAGGAAGTGAGTTTATTAAAGAAACGTTACGCGCAACTGCAAGCACAGCTAGCGATTGTGAGAGCTAATTTAGCTGCACGCTATGGTGGACGTTCTGGCGAAGTCAAAGAATATCTAGACGAAGCTAAAAAATGGTATGATCAGGCTCGTCCGCAAGCTGAAACTTTGGCCGTACAGGTAGAACAAAAGCGATCGCAGGTAGAAAGGCAACTTGGTGAAGCAGGTACAGCAATAGCAAGAAAAGAGCGTCAGATTAAACAAACATTGAGAGAGTTGCTTTTAGCAACTGCTGATTTATTCAAAGATAAGGAACACGCTAATAAAGAGAAAGAGCAGGATATTATACGTAAATAG
- a CDS encoding VOC family protein has translation MLSSTKFGNTVLAPGNLRKVHHIALNVKDMQASRYFYGNVLGLHELTGDEVPATLIELVASGKVANFVTPDGTILDLFWTPDLTPPNPDPEKSFTRAYHLAFDIEPQLFEQAVAVIRENEIAIAHGPVTRPTGRGVYFYDPDGFMIEIRCDPEAS, from the coding sequence ATGCTATCTAGCACCAAATTCGGGAACACTGTCCTTGCTCCAGGCAATCTGCGGAAAGTGCATCATATTGCGCTCAATGTCAAGGATATGCAAGCTTCGCGGTACTTTTATGGTAATGTCTTGGGTTTGCATGAACTCACAGGTGATGAAGTACCAGCGACTTTGATTGAACTCGTCGCATCTGGTAAAGTAGCGAATTTTGTTACACCCGACGGTACAATTCTAGATTTATTTTGGACACCTGATTTAACACCACCGAATCCAGATCCAGAAAAGAGTTTTACCAGAGCATACCATTTAGCCTTTGATATAGAGCCGCAGTTATTTGAGCAAGCAGTGGCAGTAATCAGAGAAAATGAAATAGCGATCGCTCATGGCCCAGTCACCCGTCCTACTGGTAGAGGTGTGTATTTCTACGATCCTGATGGCTTTATGATTGAAATTCGTTGCGATCCAGAAGCTAGTTAA
- a CDS encoding class I SAM-dependent methyltransferase: MSRTRKLDFLLFLLIFLVMLGGSLLELAGNVARADSLSTTVYEQRVIHNLDGIGKYYMGREIAKVMGYTGADWLERPSREREEQPSKIISVLSLEPDDVVADIGAGTGYLSFRIAPLLTKGKVLAVDVQPQMLDIIELLKQENNITNVEPVLATLTDPNLAPVSIDLALMVDAYHELEYPQEVMQGIVKALKPGGRVVLVEYRGENPFIMIKRVHKMTQKQVRKEMQAVGLVWRETKNLLPQQHLMVFEKPDS; the protein is encoded by the coding sequence ATGAGCCGAACTCGTAAGTTGGATTTTTTACTTTTTCTATTAATTTTCCTAGTGATGCTGGGTGGTTCACTGCTTGAGTTAGCTGGCAATGTAGCAAGAGCAGATTCTTTATCTACCACTGTTTACGAACAGCGGGTAATCCATAACCTAGATGGTATTGGCAAATATTACATGGGGCGAGAAATCGCCAAAGTTATGGGATACACAGGTGCAGACTGGCTAGAACGACCAAGCCGGGAGAGGGAGGAACAGCCGAGTAAAATAATCAGCGTTCTTAGCTTGGAACCTGATGATGTCGTGGCAGACATTGGCGCTGGTACAGGTTACTTGAGCTTTCGCATCGCGCCGCTATTAACAAAAGGAAAGGTGCTGGCTGTAGATGTTCAGCCACAAATGCTCGATATTATTGAATTGTTAAAACAAGAAAACAATATCACCAACGTTGAGCCTGTTTTGGCAACTCTTACCGACCCCAACCTAGCACCTGTAAGTATTGATTTAGCGCTGATGGTTGATGCCTACCATGAACTTGAATATCCCCAAGAAGTGATGCAGGGGATTGTAAAAGCACTTAAACCAGGCGGTAGGGTAGTTTTGGTTGAGTACCGGGGCGAAAATCCTTTTATTATGATTAAGCGTGTACACAAGATGACGCAGAAGCAAGTACGCAAGGAGATGCAAGCTGTGGGTTTAGTTTGGCGTGAAACTAAAAATTTGTTACCGCAGCAGCATTTAATGGTATTTGAAAAACCAGACTCATAA
- a CDS encoding DUF4385 domain-containing protein: MPFDYSLDFKNIDFRQHPELYRVGKGEQGVLMVEPYKSEILPYWRFKTPDIARESSEKIYEMFLVYLEQDDFVGADMARKFIQMGYTRSRRYANHKSGRKYKQNSEASSSTKEILPYEVDPVKAESAAIFKAKWLQAKTNEKYQELLAKHKQMYELE; the protein is encoded by the coding sequence ATGCCATTTGATTATTCTTTAGACTTTAAAAATATTGATTTTCGACAACATCCTGAACTATATCGTGTTGGCAAGGGTGAGCAGGGTGTACTTATGGTTGAACCATACAAATCAGAAATTCTTCCCTACTGGCGGTTCAAAACTCCTGATATTGCTAGAGAGTCAAGTGAAAAAATCTACGAGATGTTTCTTGTTTACCTAGAACAAGATGATTTTGTCGGCGCAGACATGGCACGGAAGTTTATCCAAATGGGTTATACTCGCTCTCGCCGTTATGCTAATCATAAAAGCGGCAGAAAATATAAACAAAATTCGGAAGCATCAAGCTCCACAAAAGAAATTCTTCCTTATGAAGTAGACCCAGTTAAAGCGGAGTCAGCAGCAATATTTAAAGCCAAGTGGTTACAAGCAAAGACAAATGAGAAATATCAAGAGCTTTTAGCCAAGCATAAACAGATGTATGAGCTAGAGTAA
- a CDS encoding phage holin family protein: MLTPFLTALATALSLLIVDLVVPGVDIANFPAALIAALGIGFINGSVKPVLSTLSLPLNFLSFGAFSLIINGLCFWLAAVLVPGFSVRGIIGFLLGPVILSFANTFINNYFVERNLLTSGGDINTKGELPSR; this comes from the coding sequence ATGTTGACACCATTTTTAACCGCCCTAGCTACAGCTTTAAGCCTGCTAATTGTTGACTTAGTAGTACCAGGCGTTGATATTGCTAATTTTCCAGCGGCTTTGATTGCTGCTTTAGGAATCGGTTTCATTAACGGTTCAGTTAAACCAGTCCTTTCTACTCTTTCTCTACCACTTAACTTTCTCTCATTTGGAGCATTTTCGCTAATCATTAACGGTTTGTGTTTCTGGTTAGCAGCAGTGCTAGTTCCTGGATTCTCAGTTCGAGGAATTATCGGTTTTCTTCTCGGGCCAGTGATTCTATCTTTCGCTAATACCTTCATTAATAACTACTTTGTCGAAAGAAACCTTTTGACTAGCGGTGGAGATATAAACACCAAAGGTGAATTACCCTCAAGATAA
- a CDS encoding YqaE/Pmp3 family membrane protein produces MKLVRFLLGLLVPPLGVFLSVGVGPTLIINVLLTLLGWLPGSIHAIWVIAKHEEQLNRQEGIY; encoded by the coding sequence ATGAAATTAGTTCGCTTTCTTCTAGGTTTATTAGTGCCTCCTTTAGGCGTTTTCTTGTCCGTTGGAGTAGGACCAACATTAATAATTAACGTTTTGCTTACTCTTCTAGGCTGGCTTCCCGGTAGTATTCATGCAATTTGGGTTATCGCCAAGCATGAAGAACAGCTTAATAGACAGGAAGGTATTTACTAA
- a CDS encoding tetratricopeptide repeat protein translates to MWKLLLQAMTLNFAFALSQQQTFELRCDYGSRRLDKTELAALINLSEQNYYAQEEDHLPYLTQLGRQLYQWLDGKEGWLRKPLDKADEQTIYLDLIQTSEAQGLNPETERVALGLAHLPWELLHDGSGFLIERRDISVLPVRSVQQRQTPLIGVQNRPLRLLFMATSPEDPRVPPLGFEQEEANILQATKDQPLALIVEESGSVAELANLVKSYPEDYFDVFHLTGHGIIYTQEDYGYLLSIGATLLDNTPCFITEDEVGNMQLTTVNDLAKAFRGRWSRVTFLSGCHTGQVSNKGTVPSMAQALVKAGAGIVLGWARPVYDRTGIVAAQALYLALATGATVEEAVKAAQQKMIDEKCSDWHLLRIYRDTRPIAKLVTPLRTKNRERLKFTVPEQEFLDENNQVKVASRFEFVGRRRPLQRCLKALRETSDQIGVLIAGMGGLGKSSLAARLCMRVQAQRPNFARVVLIGPLDEIGLLNKLSNKYERFADVPALLNDPNVVSLEGRLQNFFEAVEKIDQPLLLVLDDFEQNIPDTNVKDGSLRMTAEAYKILEAICAALKETGVQSRLIITCRYLKKDTLPDDHCLHLESLAGMSSSDIDKICFPLDTEVRQQLRTQRIIHIADGNPRLLKWLLEVIQQPGIAVDELLNRLEATEQKFREDILAQTLLDALEMEEKKLLARLSVFNLPVTEDIVGAISSTGELAVLGKLTSLSLVESATTHPNQPANYRVTTILEPLLKPVLSKEEWQVTRQQAVRKIHQVWCEKNENFTEAEALEIVRLGLLAKEQEIAVSIGDMIASNWVNSSRFVEAFDFCEQVLAVFQDYRILGTIARAEVVLGLVQEAVDHYQQALDFCPEDDEIRKATFLNNIALAICQQGNLERALYLWQKSLEIDERIGNFNGKASSLSNMADAIATQGDIERAFSLWHQSLEIVEYIGNFPGKAAILSSMASLIVEQGDIKQALALWQQSLEIFEHIGDIRGKAQTLHNMAGAIHIQGDIEQALSLWQQSLKIKQSIGDIQGKAATLSNIAWALAKQGNIETAMQLWQQDFNISERIGDIKGKAATLSNMAWVSLQEGNTEQALSLWQQTLELDECIGDVKSKATTLANIAYVSWQIGDTAKQLDLNLQAAQSLVRVHAYGDLLTVLNNLGVADESNGLVYLAQAIWLSLKIEAPVTNTIQFIVNLYQTISQTDELQALLVSVAACLCKQIDKDHPQLAEFQNLIDWMISVVANVNEIETPQEFASWFVQQRLNDPDYFLPRLNQRLEEIVGDEWLFDRSQVSMGE, encoded by the coding sequence TTGTGGAAACTACTGCTGCAAGCCATGACCCTAAACTTTGCCTTCGCCCTCAGTCAACAGCAAACTTTTGAACTGCGCTGTGATTATGGCTCACGTCGCCTGGATAAAACGGAGTTAGCAGCGCTGATTAATTTATCTGAGCAAAATTATTATGCTCAAGAGGAAGATCACCTACCCTATCTCACCCAGTTGGGACGGCAACTTTATCAATGGCTGGATGGTAAAGAAGGATGGCTGAGAAAGCCGCTGGATAAGGCGGATGAGCAAACGATTTATCTAGATTTGATTCAAACCAGCGAAGCGCAGGGGTTGAACCCGGAAACAGAACGGGTGGCATTGGGATTGGCACATCTGCCTTGGGAACTGTTACATGATGGCAGTGGATTTCTAATAGAACGTCGAGATATTTCTGTTTTACCAGTGCGTTCTGTGCAGCAACGTCAAACCCCATTGATTGGGGTGCAGAATCGCCCGTTGCGGTTGCTGTTTATGGCGACTTCTCCTGAAGATCCCAGGGTTCCACCACTAGGCTTTGAGCAGGAAGAAGCGAACATTCTGCAAGCAACCAAGGATCAGCCTTTGGCGTTGATTGTTGAGGAAAGTGGCTCGGTTGCAGAGTTAGCCAATTTGGTGAAATCCTACCCCGAAGACTATTTTGATGTCTTTCACCTCACAGGACACGGCATAATTTATACGCAAGAAGATTACGGCTATTTGCTGTCAATAGGTGCAACGCTGCTAGACAATACCCCCTGCTTCATTACTGAAGATGAGGTGGGGAATATGCAACTTACTACCGTTAATGATTTAGCTAAAGCCTTTCGCGGACGCTGGTCGCGTGTAACTTTTCTCTCTGGTTGTCATACGGGACAGGTTTCTAACAAAGGGACAGTTCCCTCAATGGCGCAGGCTTTGGTGAAGGCGGGGGCGGGTATAGTGTTAGGCTGGGCGCGTCCGGTGTATGACCGCACGGGTATTGTAGCAGCACAGGCACTTTATTTAGCTTTGGCGACGGGGGCAACTGTTGAAGAAGCAGTCAAAGCAGCACAGCAGAAAATGATTGACGAAAAATGCAGCGACTGGCATCTGTTGCGGATATATCGGGATACGCGCCCGATTGCAAAACTGGTGACACCGCTGAGAACAAAGAACCGGGAAAGGCTGAAGTTTACAGTGCCAGAGCAAGAATTTCTGGATGAGAATAATCAAGTTAAAGTTGCCAGTCGGTTTGAATTTGTGGGACGCAGGCGACCTTTGCAACGGTGTCTTAAGGCGTTGCGGGAAACCAGCGACCAAATCGGCGTGTTGATTGCGGGGATGGGTGGACTGGGAAAGAGTAGCTTGGCAGCGCGGTTATGTATGCGGGTACAGGCGCAGCGTCCTAATTTTGCGCGGGTTGTGTTGATTGGCCCTCTGGATGAGATAGGTTTGTTGAATAAGCTTTCTAATAAGTATGAGCGGTTTGCAGATGTCCCCGCACTGTTGAATGATCCAAATGTTGTGTCTCTTGAAGGGCGGTTGCAAAACTTTTTTGAAGCAGTAGAAAAAATTGACCAACCCTTGCTGCTGGTACTGGATGACTTTGAGCAAAACATTCCCGATACTAACGTTAAAGACGGTTCGCTGCGGATGACGGCAGAGGCTTACAAAATTTTAGAGGCGATTTGTGCGGCATTGAAGGAAACCGGGGTACAAAGTCGGCTGATTATCACCTGTCGTTATTTGAAAAAAGATACCTTGCCAGATGATCATTGCCTGCATTTAGAATCTTTGGCAGGGATGAGTAGTAGTGATATTGATAAAATCTGTTTTCCTTTAGATACAGAAGTTAGGCAACAGTTAAGAACTCAGAGGATTATCCACATTGCCGATGGTAATCCCCGGTTGCTGAAGTGGTTGTTAGAGGTGATTCAGCAACCAGGAATAGCGGTGGATGAATTACTGAATCGGCTGGAGGCGACTGAGCAGAAATTCCGCGAAGATATCTTGGCACAAACTCTGCTGGATGCTTTGGAAATGGAAGAAAAAAAGTTGCTTGCACGGTTGAGTGTGTTTAATTTGCCCGTGACAGAGGATATTGTAGGGGCAATTTCTAGCACTGGAGAATTGGCAGTTTTGGGCAAGTTAACCAGCCTGAGCTTAGTTGAGTCAGCCACGACTCACCCTAACCAGCCAGCTAATTATCGGGTGACGACAATTTTAGAACCGTTGTTAAAACCAGTGTTGAGTAAGGAAGAATGGCAAGTAACACGACAGCAAGCGGTGAGGAAAATCCATCAAGTTTGGTGCGAGAAGAATGAAAACTTCACGGAAGCAGAAGCATTGGAAATTGTGCGGTTAGGGCTGCTGGCAAAAGAGCAAGAAATTGCTGTCAGTATTGGGGATATGATTGCAAGCAATTGGGTGAACAGTTCCCGCTTTGTGGAAGCTTTTGATTTCTGTGAGCAAGTTCTGGCAGTTTTTCAAGACTACCGCATCTTAGGAACCATCGCCCGTGCGGAAGTAGTTTTGGGTTTGGTGCAAGAAGCTGTTGATCATTATCAGCAAGCTTTAGACTTTTGCCCTGAAGATGACGAAATCCGCAAAGCCACCTTTCTCAACAATATAGCATTGGCAATATGCCAACAAGGGAACCTCGAACGAGCGCTCTATTTGTGGCAAAAATCATTGGAAATTGATGAGCGTATTGGCAATTTTAACGGTAAGGCTAGCAGCCTCAGCAATATGGCAGATGCAATTGCTACTCAAGGTGACATCGAAAGGGCATTTTCTTTATGGCATCAATCATTAGAAATTGTAGAGTACATTGGAAACTTCCCAGGTAAAGCAGCGATACTTAGTAGTATGGCAAGCTTAATTGTTGAACAAGGGGATATCAAACAAGCTCTTGCCTTGTGGCAGCAATCCTTAGAAATATTTGAGCATATTGGGGATATCAGAGGCAAAGCTCAAACCCTGCACAACATGGCAGGGGCGATACATATTCAAGGAGATATCGAACAAGCACTTTCTCTTTGGCAGCAATCTTTGAAAATAAAACAGAGTATTGGTGATATCCAAGGAAAAGCTGCAACGTTATCTAACATAGCATGGGCATTAGCTAAACAAGGCAACATCGAAACAGCAATGCAACTGTGGCAACAAGACTTTAACATCTCAGAGCGTATTGGGGATATTAAAGGAAAAGCTGCAACGCTATCCAACATGGCATGGGTGAGTCTTCAAGAAGGGAACACTGAACAAGCGCTTTCTTTGTGGCAACAAACCTTGGAACTTGATGAGTGTATTGGAGATGTAAAAAGCAAAGCCACTACACTGGCAAATATAGCTTATGTATCATGGCAAATTGGTGATACAGCCAAGCAGCTAGACCTAAATTTACAAGCTGCTCAGTCACTTGTAAGGGTTCATGCTTATGGTGATTTGCTTACGGTTCTGAATAATTTAGGTGTAGCGGATGAAAGCAACGGTTTAGTTTACTTAGCTCAAGCAATCTGGCTTTCGCTAAAAATTGAGGCTCCTGTAACAAATACCATTCAATTTATTGTTAATCTATATCAAACCATATCTCAAACTGATGAACTGCAAGCTTTACTAGTGTCAGTTGCAGCATGTTTATGCAAGCAAATAGATAAAGATCACCCACAATTAGCAGAATTTCAGAATTTAATTGATTGGATGATATCAGTAGTGGCAAATGTTAATGAAATTGAAACGCCACAGGAATTTGCTTCCTGGTTTGTCCAGCAACGGCTAAATGATCCAGATTATTTCCTTCCCCGACTCAATCAACGCCTAGAGGAAATAGTTGGCGATGAGTGGTTGTTTGACCGCAGTCAAGTTTCAATGGGTGAATAA
- a CDS encoding c-type cytochrome, which produces MKKLLTLVLVAVLLLTITFTLPTYAADIANGAQIFELNCAGCHINGGNIVRRGKNLKKQALKKYGMDSIEAITSIVTNGKNNMSAYKDRLSEQQIKEVATYVIEQAEKNWRQN; this is translated from the coding sequence GTGAAAAAACTCCTAACGTTAGTATTAGTAGCAGTTTTATTATTGACAATTACATTTACTTTGCCAACTTATGCAGCAGATATAGCTAATGGTGCACAAATTTTTGAGCTTAACTGTGCTGGTTGTCATATCAACGGTGGTAATATAGTCAGGCGAGGTAAGAATCTCAAAAAGCAAGCGCTGAAGAAATATGGCATGGATTCAATAGAGGCGATCACTTCAATCGTCACTAATGGTAAAAATAATATGTCAGCCTATAAAGACCGCCTCAGCGAACAGCAAATCAAAGAAGTTGCTACCTACGTTATTGAACAAGCTGAAAAAAACTGGCGTCAAAATTAA
- a CDS encoding 2Fe-2S iron-sulfur cluster-binding protein encodes MTLYQVRLINPTLGLDCVIQVPDDQYILDMAEEAGIRIPSGCKQGECSACIAKLINGEVDQSEQKFLHASEIQAGYVVTCVTYPLSDCTLETHQEQVLYKSALYYKPEAEKAE; translated from the coding sequence ATGACACTTTATCAAGTTCGACTCATAAATCCTACACTTGGATTGGATTGCGTTATTCAAGTACCAGATGATCAATATATTCTCGATATGGCAGAAGAAGCTGGTATTCGCATTCCATCAGGATGTAAACAAGGCGAATGTTCTGCTTGTATCGCGAAACTGATTAACGGTGAAGTGGATCAAAGTGAGCAAAAATTTCTGCACGCAAGTGAAATACAGGCTGGTTATGTTGTGACTTGTGTAACTTACCCTTTGTCTGATTGCACTTTAGAAACCCATCAAGAACAAGTCTTGTATAAATCAGCCCTTTACTATAAACCTGAAGCCGAAAAAGCTGAGTGA